One Gordonia zhaorongruii DNA segment encodes these proteins:
- a CDS encoding MerR family transcriptional regulator produces the protein MTEYRIDDLAAAAGTTTRNVRGYQDRGLIARPVRRGRIAIYTDEHLRRLRIINDLLTRGFTMTHIADFFDRLERGDDLAEVLGLREIMSARWSRTPSRTVTAAELHEILGTADTELLAKLEEAGLIEPADDAEPPQEYLITDTESMDAYQRLLGIGAPLEYLVSMQQELDADMDRAAHTLISAGRRAITEGRFDGWIPESDDESVWATQFVGELRRTGRVAAHNSLYRALDRELARQLDDYLSIARERKHRNAD, from the coding sequence ATGACCGAGTACCGAATCGACGATCTCGCCGCCGCCGCAGGAACGACGACACGGAACGTCCGCGGCTACCAGGACCGCGGCCTGATCGCGCGACCGGTACGGCGCGGCCGCATCGCGATCTACACCGATGAGCATCTTCGTCGGTTGAGGATCATCAACGACCTGTTGACCCGCGGTTTCACCATGACGCACATCGCCGACTTCTTCGACAGACTGGAGCGGGGAGACGATCTCGCCGAGGTACTCGGCCTGCGCGAGATCATGTCGGCACGATGGTCGCGGACACCATCGCGAACGGTGACCGCCGCCGAACTCCACGAGATTCTCGGCACCGCCGACACCGAACTGCTGGCGAAGCTCGAGGAAGCGGGTCTCATCGAGCCTGCAGACGATGCCGAGCCGCCACAGGAGTACCTGATCACCGACACCGAGAGCATGGACGCCTACCAGCGGTTGCTGGGGATCGGCGCACCGCTCGAGTATCTGGTGAGCATGCAGCAGGAACTCGACGCCGACATGGACCGCGCGGCGCACACGCTGATCTCAGCCGGTCGGCGGGCCATCACCGAGGGCCGTTTCGACGGCTGGATCCCGGAGAGCGACGACGAGTCGGTATGGGCGACGCAGTTCGTCGGCGAACTGCGTCGAACCGGCCGGGTCGCCGCACACAACTCGCTGTACCGCGCTCTGGACCGGGAGCTTGCGCGACAGCTCGACGACTACCTCTCCATCGCCCGGGAGCGAAAGCACCGAAACGCCGATTGA